The Notamacropus eugenii isolate mMacEug1 chromosome 4, mMacEug1.pri_v2, whole genome shotgun sequence DNA window ACCAGTCCTTTCCCAGGGCAGTCCCAGGCCCCTTCCCCATCCTTTCCCTGCCTCACCTGGGCTCCATTTTGTGGGAGCTGAGAGATCTGTATCCTAGTAGGCAGGATGGGGAGAGAGATTCAGAGTCCCAGGGAGGTGTTGGGAGCTTACGAGACAGCCTGGGATTCCGGGGGcctgaagagaaggggacaggaCCAGgtgtcctcccttccctcccaggCCTGGAGCCAGATGAACCCACCTCACCTGCCAGAGGCCTAGAGAACTGCCTCAGGCCTGGGCCCTCCCACGTTGGACCATGGGGCAGGAGGTTCAGGGGTGGTTCCTGGTCCCAGTGGACTCCTTTGTCCTGggcagaagggggaggagggagtcgAGGACTCCTGCTCCTGATGTGAAGGCTGGGTCCCTCAGGGCTCCCACTCTGGCTTCTGGCCCGCCCCATTCCAGAATCTCGTTTGGGTCTCTGCTTCTCAGGGAAGGGGTCTCCTGAAGGAGACAGAGATCTTCCCCCTGAAGTGCCTGGCGCCGATGGGCCCAACCTAGGGCTGGGGTCCTCTATGAGCCATGAGCACTTTGCAGCTCCCTTCTCCTTGGTGGCCTGCTGGTGGCTCCTAGAGTTGAGGGCAGGAGAGCCTTGGCTCACTCGGGAGATGTGGCCCCCCAAAGACTCAGGGCTCCTGGAGCGGGCCACTTCCTCCTGCCCCTCCTCAGGCAGTCCAGCCCCCACCATGGCCTCTTGGAAGTGGGCAGCAAAATCCTCTGTGCAAATGGAGTCTGAGCTGCAGGGGCTGAGTTCTCCTCCACCGAGGGGTACGGAGCCCAGGAGATGGGTCAACCTCCAGATGTACTGTTCTTGGTGGCAAGATGGTCCGGGCCCCCCCAGTGGGGCATCCTTGGCAGTGCCAGACAGGGCCTCTGGGGGAGAGCAGTGAGGGAGGGTCAAGGGCATGGGACAGGTGTGCGTGGGGTCGTTTCCTCCTTCTGTTTCACCTGACTCTCTGAGAGGCAACGTCTCAGCCCTGGAAGGACCTCAGGGCAGGAGCATGGAGCCTCTGTCCAAAAGGGGCTCAGAGAAGTCTTCCATCTCCACTTGCTGTGTGGCCTGTGGACTTCGGAGCTCCCCATCCCCCCTACCCCTGCTGTCCTTGTGGATGGTTGTCTCCCCTtacattgtaagttccttgaggacagtgtGCTTGGAATGCAGCAGAGGTTTAAAACTGGTGACTGACTGACTGTTCTAGGCAGTCACTGGCAACCTCCCAGTCAACAGGGCACCAGGACTCCTGGGTTCACATTCCTGCAGGCTAAGGCCAGACCTCAGAGTGCCCATCTTCTAAGGCCcctcccctcccagctctaatgcTGTTTGTCTGAAGGTCCCTCTCCATCGGATGGTCTGAGGTCCCAAAGTTCCTAGCGATCCCCCACTTTTTCTAGCCCTTACGGTCAGTACCACATACTAGAACCTTAGGGTCACAGAGTCTTAGACCATAGAATTTCAGCCACAGACAACAAAAACAGCAAACATTTGTGAAGCGCCTGTTGTGGGCATTACTTTGGGCTCTGGTTCTGATGGAACTCAGTCTCTGCCCCTCAAGGTGCTAATGGTTTAGTAAGGGGATAAGACTCTTGGAGTGCAAACACGTCATTTTAGCCTCCTAGAATGGAGACTCTATGAATTCTGGTCCTTGGGGTGAGGGAGGATTTCAGAGATTACCGAGCCCTACTCCCCATCCCCTGGAGGAGCATTCCCCAGGTTTCCAGGGAGCAGTCACACAGCCTCCCAATGCTGCCTGGGAGGGGTAGGGTGGAGCTCGGTAGGACATAGGCAGGACTGCTGGAATGTGAAAGGGGCTTAATGGGACTCCAGGACTCTTACCTGGTTTCTGGCTCAGGGGGTCaggagggctcaggacagagctCACGCCAGTGTCCCACCTCCCTCGAACCCTCAACTCGGAAACCTGTAGAAAGAGGACCCAGCTGGAGGATGGAGACTGGGACCCAGGCAGGGGTTCCAAATCCCCAGGGATCCCCATCTGTGGATCCTGCAGCCTCCTGAAGGCAGAGATCTAAGTCCTTTCTAGGACCAAAGAGTAAAAGGGGGAAGAATTCCTACTACATGCCAGCACTTTACAAACGTCATCTCATTTagttctcataacaaccctttcATGGACAAGGTTCTTCCCAGACCTGACATTCCCTGTtttcaggcccctcccagctcagCTGCCCTATGGTTCTATGGCcgcgtgaattggatttaagtgaggcagggctgtgcagagtcaccagcctcactctctcttctggagCTGTCTGGGGCCAGTGGCGATATCAAGGTGACTAAAGATGGCCagggatgtagtgggagaccttggccttttaaaactaaggtctttaacaggtctcagtttgactgaggagTACCCACCTCACATCTTCACCTCTGAGGTCGAGGttctcttcaagagcaaaggataaGCAGCGGCCTCTGTGAAGCCCCCTGAGAAGGAGCCGCCATGAGGGACCAAGCTGGGAAAAGCAGctttcattcctctctctctctccttccttccttccttccttccttccttccttccttccttccttccttccttccttccttccttccttccttctctctccacatAGGATATAACCTTACCTTACCTTACctgcaggtgctctgcccaaagagaatataaattttaatctctgaattttttttctttttttggttttttctaaAGTCCAGCCTTAACCCCAAATCATTCTGGTCCCAGACCAAGCCCTACTAGGTCACTCGTTGGGCCCTGATTGGTTGAGAATGACTgcaaataacaattgtttctgtttttgcagGAAACCCTGAGGATATTtccctcccagatctattttttttaagaggccattctcagcctcatttcttacctagccttaatcacagAATGGggactgcctcagtcaaactgagacctactaaagaccttagcttgaaaagaccaaggtcccacactgtatccagggccatctctagtaGTCCTGCTCCATAGCTGGCCACTGgccccagatggctccagaggagaaagtgaggctggtgactgaacagccctgcctcactggaacccagttcacttgcatgtcatggcttCACCTTCTCTTTGAGAACAGCAATGGCCATGTGTATTAGTGACTGTATTTGGCACTAAGAGTCTGGGGTGTTCTGTGCCCAGTATCAGAGGCCTGTCCCTGGGGCATCCTAGGGTCAAGCTCAACCTTTCGCTCTGAGGATCCCCTACAGCAGAGGCTCTTACCCTGCATATAGATTTCAGGAGGGTCTGAAAAGGACACTGGATTTTTACTAATCTTTGACTGGTTTTGAATCCTGTATTTCATTTCATACATTTGAAAACGTTACTTTAAGAAGGTGCCCATCAACTTCACCAGACAAACAGAGGGGTTAAGATCTTAGGGTTAAGTTCAAAGGGTTTCTTCGAGCCCTTTCCCAGTCAGTAGGATGGGCCAGTGGTGTAAAGGAAGGGCTGCCTCAGAAAGTGCACAGTAGGTCCTCAAGTTGGGGATCTAATAGCAGCCAGGGGGCTGACCTGCCTCAGTGCTCCTCTGTATCCTGGCCGAGGTCAGGGAATTCCATGACTGTCCTGGGATTCCTCCCCCTGTCAGTGAGGTTCAGCTCAGGCCTCAGGTCCTATAGACCCTGGTCACAGGTTTCGTTCACAGCTGGTCACACCCACGTTACCAGTCAAAGACATTCACACAcaagtcagaactgggagggccttAGGGTCCATACAGTCCACcctacttccattttacagagggggagggacttgtccagggttccaTAGGTGCAAGCCCAGTCCGGGGCTCTGGGCCATCCTGCCTCTCCTAGCCCCAAGGGGGGCCTGGACCCACAAACTCCTAGGGCTCAAGCCCAGGCCCCACCCTGAGCCTACAGTCAGAGCTTACCCGCACCTCTCCGGAGCCCAGGCTGCCCATACTGCTGTTCTGGGGCAAGCGTCCTCTCATCTCCTAGCAACTTTAGGACTCCTAGGAAGGCCTGGGAGGGGTTTCCCGGCAACCAGGGACCCAAGCTCCGGGAGAGCCACGGAAGGCGGGCTGGGGAGGGACCTGACGGGAGGAAggccctccctccccttttccctctagGGTTTCACTGGAAGGCCCGCTGGCTCCAAGGTCTGCAATAATCCGTTCTAAACTAACTTGAAATATCCTAGATAATCCCTGAGAAGTGATCAGTTCTCCTCAGTCAGTCTAAAACAGCTCAGGGTCtagggatttttttatttttttgcactCAGTCTAAACCCTCTGACTGATTGATGGAGGTTTACATCTTATCCCTTACTTTTAAGTGGGATGGGGTGACAGTTCATTGGTTCAATCAGCACCCCACCTTATCTTGGGGAAGTTTCTTCTCCTGGCAGTGGGTTACCTACTCTGGGAAAAGACAGGCTTTTATTTCTGCTGTAAAACCTTTGAGGCTGTCCCTGACATGAGATTTGGAAAAGTGACTTGGGGCATCTGTGGCCTGATTTCAAGATGCCCTCCCAGGATGAGCTCATCCCATCTGCTCTCATCAGTCCTTGACTCTGTCTCCTCTCAACCCATTTTCCCCATTCAGGGGGCAAAGGGCAGAGTCCCAAACTCCTGGGAATGCCTTCCTTCACCCAGGGCAGAAATAGCTTCTCCAACTCACTCCATGGAGCAAGATGCCCTTGCTGGATTCCCCCAGATGATGTCCCCCGCATCCCTactcttttcagtctccttttccgTGCAGTATGCTGTCTTTCCCCATGActctgtaagctccttgagggtagggacttctttttgcatccccaggtttagcatagtgcctggcccatagcaggtgcttaaggaatgtttattgaattgaactgaataggTTTCTTTAGCCACCTCTTGGGAGTAGGGGGAGTGAGAAGAGAGGGATACTCAGCCtgcagggaggaaagaaaaaggggcaTCTCTATGACTCTAGGGCTCCAACATTCTGTCTTCCAATCTTTCCTAGCTAGAGGTCAAGCTTCCTGAGGGAAGGGACCACAGAATCCTGATAAATGTTCTGTGAATTCTGTCATTCTATGCTTTAGCTCAGACATTAAATATACCTAGTCTTTCCAGCCCTGACATctcctgttctaaggcccctcccagccctgacatccctgGTTCTcgggcccctcccagccctgacatcccctatTCTCAGATGAATCTCTAGTCTTTGAAGGTTTCTTTCTTCCCACTCTGCTTAGTCTAGTGGGCTGagcattcctctctcaccccattCTGCATTCTTCCCCTCCCAACGGGGAGTTGAAAAAGCCAACTGATTGCCTCCTCCCCACTCTGCCCCAACCTCCGTTCCTCAAATCTGGTGGTTACATCCTCAGTTTTCACGGATGAGCTTTCACTGTTGTGAAAATTATTCATGATCTGAATGTGTCTTCAGAAGGTTCAGAGCTTTTCCCTGCCCGGGGCCTCTTTGGGCTGGTATAGAATCTAATGCATCTCTCCGTAGCTCGGACTAGCCCACACTCTTTTCTCCTTCAGCATTTgcctttaacaaaatattttatgtcaTTCCTCACCCAAAGGCCACCATTAGTCGTGGGCCCCACCTTGTCTTTCCACTGTCTTTGGAGGGACTCTGAGGCACAGCATCTGGTCTCTGTCTGCTTCCTCCCCTGTTCTGAAGCCTTGTTTTGAGGATCTATGTTCTGAGGAGAGACCAGCGATTTCTAGGGGACAGGGAACTGGGGGAGGGGGGCCTCTCACCAGGGGTAGgactgccaaaggggcccatGGGCATCACCAGACTAACAAAGGGGTCTGTGGGAGTCCTCCCTTCCTTGGAGAGTCACCTCAAGCACTGAAGGTTATCCAGGGTCACTTGGACAGTCTGTGTTCCAGGAAGGACATCCCAGTTCTTCCTGGCTTGCCTTGAGATACCTAAAAAATGCCAGGTGAATGGCATCTATCATTATCCTGgcattcattctcatttttctttgggagGCATCCCTGAGAGAACACAAGCCAACTCCTCAATCCTAAATCCAACTCATTCAATGGATTAAACATTGTGTTGTTTGAGGCACTAGTATTATACATGTGTACCTACACCCACTAAGCATATACTTAT harbors:
- the LOC140499020 gene encoding uncharacterized protein isoform X1, giving the protein MRGRLPQNSSMGSLGSGEVRVSELRVRGRWDTGVSSVLSPPDPLSQKPEALSGTAKDAPLGGPGPSCHQEQYIWRLTHLLGSVPLGGGELSPCSSDSICTEDFAAHFQEAMVGAGLPEEGQEEVARSRSPESLGGHISRVSQGSPALNSRSHQQATKEKGAAKCSWLIEDPSPRLGPSAPGTSGGRSLSPSGDPFPEKQRPKRDSGMGRARSQSGSPEGPSLHIRSRSPRLPPPPSAQDKGVHWDQEPPLNLLPHGPTWEGPGLRQFSRPLAGEVGSSGSRPGREGRTPGPVPFSSGPRNPRLSRKLPTPPWDSESLSPSCLLGYRSLSSHKMEPSLSHRKGLEKEQKTLGDPKPWKWNNKPERMKESSGHGTREEMVAGGTPGKETPLVCPQDGGPGQLGVMEAMKGRHKVARAKSGTSEKQQRLMTGAPASVEAPRPGSPGLGLALLEALIEAARRRLWDVHQQAESLGEAVRKLQSDRLASVPGGCQGPEASVVDQEYYADGGADEETEIQRRRVTRQRPRSLAEWLLGPRGLGSRKENSQPWVCPQHPPACPGKAHSQRCDWGRAEEGPMSPPKQALTGSKPWSRGDSPEGRP
- the LOC140499020 gene encoding uncharacterized protein isoform X2: MRGRLPQNSSMGSLGSGEVRVSELRVRGRWDTGVSSVLSPPDPLSQKPEALSGTAKDAPLGGPGPSCHQEQYIWRLTHLLGSVPLGGGELSPCSSDSICTEDFAAHFQEAMVGAGLPEEGQEEVARSRSPESLGGHISRVSQGSPALNSRSHQQATKEKGAAKCSWLIEDPSPRLGPSAPGTSGGRSLSPSGDPFPEKQRPKRDSGMGRARSQSGSPEGPSLHIRSRSPRLPPPPSAQDKGVHWDQEPPLNLLPHGPTWEGPGLRQFSRPLAGEVGSSGSRPGREGRTPGPVPFSSGPRNPRLSRKLPTPPWDSESLSPSCLLGYRSLSSHKMEPSLSHRKGLEKEQKTLGDPKPWKWNNKPERMKESSGHGTREEMVAGGTPGKETPLVCPQDGGPGQLGVMEAMKGRHKVARAKSGTSEKQQRLMTGAPASVEAPRPGSPGLGLALLEALIEAARRRLWDVHQQAESLGEAVRKLQSDRLASVPGGCQGPEASVVDQEYYADGGADEETEIQRRRVTRQRPRSLAEWLLGPRGLGSRKENSQPWVCPQHPPACPGKAHSQRFLQREWDHRMSKSPQG
- the LOC140499020 gene encoding uncharacterized protein isoform X3 — its product is MRGRLPQNSSMGSLGSGEVRVSELRVRGRWDTGVSSVLSPPDPLSQKPEALSGTAKDAPLGGPGPSCHQEQYIWRLTHLLGSVPLGGGELSPCSSDSICTEDFAAHFQEAMVGAGLPEEGQEEVARSRSPESLGGHISRVSQGSPALNSRSHQQATKEKGAAKCSWLIEDPSPRLGPSAPGTSGGRSLSPSGDPFPEKQRPKRDSGMGRARSQSGSPEGPSLHIRSRSPRLPPPPSAQDKGVHWDQEPPLNLLPHGPTWEGPGLRQFSRPLAGEVGSSGSRPGREGRTPGPVPFSSGPRNPRLSRKLPTPPWDSESLSPSCLLGYRSLSSHKMEPSLSHRKGLEKEQKTLGDPKPWKWNNKPERMKDGGPGQLGVMEAMKGRHKVARAKSGTSEKQQRLMTGAPASVEAPRPGSPGLGLALLEALIEAARRRLWDVHQQAESLGEAVRKLQSDRLASVPGGCQGPEASVVDQEYYADGGADEETEIQRRRVTRQRPRSLAEWLLGPRGLGSRKENSQPWVCPQHPPACPGKAHSQRCDWGRAEEGPMSPPKQALTGSKPWSRGDSPEGRP